Proteins encoded together in one Caldicellulosiruptor saccharolyticus DSM 8903 window:
- a CDS encoding type II toxin-antitoxin system MqsA family antitoxin produces MKCSLCGASMIEGKIKHIVDMEKQTIIIKDVPALVCKQCGASFLDDEVVEKLEKIVDELLKNRAEIVIANYSEMAA; encoded by the coding sequence ATGAAATGTTCATTGTGCGGTGCAAGCATGATAGAGGGGAAAATTAAACATATTGTAGATATGGAAAAACAAACTATTATTATTAAGGACGTTCCCGCTCTTGTATGTAAACAATGCGGAGCATCATTCCTTGACGACGAAGTTGTTGAAAAACTTGAAAAAATAGTAGATGAGCTATTGAAAAACAGAGCAGAAATTGTTATTGCAAATTATTCTGAAATGGCCGCATAA
- a CDS encoding type II toxin-antitoxin system death-on-curing family toxin, translated as MMKTIPYEKVLEIYKRLIRESGGVYGIRDEGLLRASLESAFQTFDGIELYPTVVDKIAAVCYNVIKNHPLIDGNKRLGITLMAVLCEINDIPLECSDQEIVELGVAIAEGRYDRKQIKSWIIEHTKRGVKNY; from the coding sequence ATGATGAAAACAATTCCATATGAGAAAGTACTGGAGATATACAAAAGGCTTATCAGAGAAAGTGGCGGTGTTTATGGCATCCGTGATGAAGGGCTTCTGAGAGCATCGTTGGAAAGTGCATTCCAGACATTCGATGGGATTGAGCTTTATCCAACAGTTGTCGATAAAATAGCGGCAGTTTGCTATAACGTTATAAAAAACCATCCACTAATTGATGGTAATAAGCGATTAGGTATAACTTTAATGGCAGTTTTGTGTGAGATAAATGATATACCATTAGAGTGCTCAGACCAAGAGATAGTAGAGTTAGGAGTCGCAATTGCCGAAGGAAGATACGATAGAAAACAAATTAAAAGTTGGATTATTGAACATACAAAAAGAGGCGTAAAAAACTACTAA
- a CDS encoding DUF4258 domain-containing protein, which produces MDEIRKLAKKRKIKWQNHMIQRMRERNITRTDVLECIQEGEIIEQYNKDYPYPSCLIMGRTKKGNVLHVVCAVGEGWLWFITAYYPSEDEWCDDFKTRRNKE; this is translated from the coding sequence ATGGATGAAATAAGAAAACTGGCTAAAAAAAGAAAAATAAAATGGCAAAACCATATGATACAAAGAATGAGAGAAAGAAACATAACAAGAACAGATGTACTGGAATGTATACAGGAAGGCGAAATTATAGAGCAGTACAATAAAGATTATCCTTATCCAAGCTGCTTAATAATGGGGAGAACCAAAAAGGGGAATGTATTGCATGTTGTTTGTGCTGTTGGAGAAGGATGGTTATGGTTTATAACCGCTTATTATCCTTCTGAAGATGAGTGGTGTGATGATTTCAAAACGAGGAGGAATAAAGAATGA
- a CDS encoding helix-turn-helix domain-containing protein, translated as MKNAELYKRIGQKLQEARKKAGLTQEQVADYLGINKVQLSYYENGVREISIGTLQQLADLYGYTLNYFFDDEKSTDPAVSFSFRGEELEKEDLEVIAMANRFLINLEQMKMMLASKKEGMKE; from the coding sequence ATGAAAAATGCAGAGCTTTACAAAAGGATAGGGCAAAAACTGCAGGAGGCAAGGAAAAAAGCCGGACTTACTCAGGAACAGGTAGCAGATTATCTGGGTATCAATAAGGTTCAACTATCATACTATGAAAACGGCGTAAGAGAAATCAGTATTGGGACTCTCCAACAGCTTGCTGATTTATATGGTTATACTCTTAATTATTTTTTCGATGACGAAAAGTCTACTGACCCAGCAGTAAGTTTTTCATTCCGTGGAGAGGAACTGGAGAAAGAAGATTTAGAGGTTATAGCAATGGCAAATCGATTTTTAATCAACCTTGAACAGATGAAAATGATGCTGGCAAGTAAAAAGGAAGGGATGAAAGAGTGA
- a CDS encoding Rpn family recombination-promoting nuclease/putative transposase, whose amino-acid sequence MKLTRSYDVGFKKLFSDKINVCWFITEIIPEPRLKNYTQSDIEIVATESINTQWKARRSDMVYRLPYSSSWIYLLVEFQSRPSKQMHCRIYEYVFLIQKKYQINKRLPVVVPVVLYNGVEKWQPATQFADNVEYAEDFPEYVQKLNYIFIDVRDIPEDKLLNGNNVLAAALYVDQVATNPDSVVERLLELGKNIRIPEEQREELAEWLYHAVLKSYKIPREEVNELFEKSKILGVEEMFQSTAMKIKKGLAEEKRKIKLESKIEGKIEGKIEGRMEAQLEIARNLILEGAEDSFIAKVTGLDIEKVKELRNQQQKQ is encoded by the coding sequence GTGAAGTTAACAAGAAGCTATGATGTGGGGTTTAAAAAACTTTTTTCAGACAAGATAAATGTTTGCTGGTTTATAACCGAAATAATCCCGGAACCAAGACTCAAAAACTATACACAGTCGGATATTGAGATTGTTGCAACAGAGTCTATAAACACCCAGTGGAAAGCACGACGCTCTGATATGGTATACAGACTCCCCTATTCATCATCGTGGATATACTTGCTGGTGGAGTTTCAAAGCAGGCCAAGTAAGCAAATGCATTGCAGAATCTATGAGTACGTATTTCTTATTCAAAAGAAGTATCAGATAAACAAAAGACTTCCTGTAGTTGTACCAGTGGTTTTGTATAATGGAGTAGAAAAATGGCAACCTGCGACACAATTCGCTGATAACGTTGAATACGCAGAAGATTTTCCTGAGTATGTTCAGAAATTGAATTATATTTTCATCGACGTAAGAGATATACCGGAGGATAAACTGCTGAATGGCAACAATGTGCTTGCCGCTGCCCTGTACGTAGACCAGGTTGCAACAAACCCGGACAGTGTTGTAGAAAGACTTTTGGAACTGGGCAAAAACATCAGAATTCCGGAAGAACAAAGAGAAGAGCTGGCAGAATGGCTTTATCATGCAGTACTGAAAAGTTATAAGATACCCCGGGAAGAAGTCAACGAGTTGTTTGAAAAATCAAAAATTTTGGGGGTGGAAGAGATGTTTCAAAGTACTGCAATGAAAATTAAAAAAGGACTTGCAGAAGAAAAGAGAAAAATAAAGTTAGAGAGCAAAATTGAAGGGAAAATTGAAGGAAAGATTGAAGGCAGAATGGAAGCACAACTCGAGATAGCAAGGAATCTGATACTTGAAGGTGCAGAAGATAGTTTTATAGCTAAAGTAACAGGACTTGATATTGAAAAAGTAAAAGAGCTTAGAAATCAACAACAAAAACAATAG
- a CDS encoding helix-turn-helix domain-containing protein: MEVGKKIKELRKQKKWSQEKLAAEAGISQSALSAIERGIKQPTVETLNNICNALNITLVDFFSEEKTELSPALLELINVASKMPENKLKLISDFIRGLSENDD; encoded by the coding sequence ATGGAAGTTGGGAAAAAGATCAAAGAATTAAGAAAACAGAAGAAATGGAGCCAGGAAAAACTCGCAGCAGAAGCGGGAATTTCGCAATCTGCACTTTCAGCAATAGAAAGGGGAATAAAACAACCCACAGTTGAAACTCTGAACAACATTTGCAATGCACTGAACATCACTTTGGTCGATTTTTTTTCTGAAGAAAAAACAGAACTTTCTCCTGCGCTGTTAGAGTTAATTAATGTAGCTTCTAAGATGCCAGAAAATAAATTGAAATTAATAAGTGATTTCATAAGGGGATTGAGTGAAAACGATGATTAG
- a CDS encoding ImmA/IrrE family metallo-endopeptidase has translation MNLKKEMELLALQIRGSLGIGIFDKINIFDFLSNVEGISLMIVEMSDKISGMVLRRNDESLIVINSKKTLGHQHFTAAHEYYHLKFDRNISHRICPIKKFEDEYEEEYKANQFAVNFLLPEQAVEFVLSRRVKDKKIELDDVIFLEQYFEVSHQLMLIRLKELGYINNVQYEEFKTNVIKRAYELGYFTEIYKPTNDKGIKVYSKYLELATRLYEQGRISTGKYEELLIEGGYADIVFNVPEEIEGVADELEDAGIF, from the coding sequence GTGAACTTGAAAAAAGAGATGGAACTTTTAGCTCTTCAAATACGAGGTAGCTTGGGTATAGGAATATTTGACAAGATAAATATATTTGACTTTTTAAGCAATGTAGAAGGTATATCATTGATGATAGTTGAAATGAGCGATAAAATTTCAGGAATGGTTTTGAGGCGTAACGATGAGAGTTTAATTGTTATAAATTCAAAAAAAACTCTTGGACATCAGCATTTTACTGCTGCACATGAGTACTACCACCTCAAGTTTGACAGAAACATCTCCCACCGTATATGCCCTATTAAAAAATTTGAAGATGAATATGAAGAAGAGTACAAAGCTAATCAATTTGCAGTAAATTTTCTCTTACCGGAACAGGCAGTAGAATTTGTCCTATCCCGAAGAGTTAAGGATAAAAAGATTGAACTTGATGATGTAATATTTTTAGAACAGTATTTTGAAGTCAGCCATCAGTTAATGTTAATAAGACTCAAAGAGCTTGGATATATCAATAATGTCCAGTATGAAGAGTTTAAGACAAATGTCATTAAAAGAGCATATGAACTGGGTTATTTCACAGAGATATACAAACCAACAAATGATAAAGGGATTAAGGTATATTCAAAATATCTTGAACTTGCGACAAGATTGTACGAACAGGGAAGAATTTCTACCGGAAAGTATGAGGAGCTTTTAATTGAAGGTGGCTATGCTGACATTGTATTTAACGTACCGGAAGAGATAGAAGGTGTGGCAGATGAACTTGAAGATGCCGGTATTTTTTGA
- a CDS encoding helix-turn-helix domain-containing protein → MNYIKQLNAFHRWLKKHGLSLTAIAVYFAMLMTNNEDGWSEWFERSNQDFCKLLGIDEKTFTRARSELKNKGLIDFIPASKKGEYTKYFIVKLYPV, encoded by the coding sequence ATGAACTATATAAAACAGCTCAATGCATTTCACAGATGGCTAAAAAAACATGGTTTATCGCTTACCGCTATTGCTGTTTACTTTGCAATGTTAATGACGAATAATGAAGACGGTTGGAGCGAATGGTTTGAAAGGAGTAACCAAGATTTTTGTAAACTGCTGGGTATTGATGAAAAAACTTTTACAAGGGCGCGAAGCGAACTAAAAAACAAAGGACTTATTGATTTTATTCCAGCTTCGAAAAAGGGTGAATACACAAAGTACTTCATCGTTAAGTTATACCCTGTTTAA